The following are encoded in a window of Pristis pectinata isolate sPriPec2 chromosome 1, sPriPec2.1.pri, whole genome shotgun sequence genomic DNA:
- the fbxo34 gene encoding F-box only protein 34 isoform X1 — translation MQYTRLEEMQVNHCFIQKDWVPGWWEGKRIATMHLKPYPKLQKKDASLESSQEALRELHSSHHTTVGVERCQSTCNKPLCCKSFALASHISLWCPRPFSFISQNKMCNMRNPADNVSFKGRKKHMSENILPPSIHQEEGEAQLDIWAVIKPGNTKEKIAFFAAHQCNNRTSSMKLKSSWDAEVTTAKRRRKSIDLEKVKIQPMRKDSVKDIDRRYLRADPQTTSNCDENSNVNLDKQNADGHCHSSSLSVAEMVALLEQRANSLLPDCSKMFTNANAHLPSIAHSKVGSPSVEAISHTGSESGLSHKKSTENKKLQGEYVRVIEVIAKLESECLKNQHNRNGEARNNSFRRGVGRVLLTNPHLSEESTKSTGIIRKSTGAPRTVDNIGQSKEQCSHISSNYTKPCTEPQDNVPSLAINFSGVVFDLSSKEASLTHKEATSLPNSTREHCSSDVEISVESCNSPSLCWEMDNKFVSNFTLAENGMGEYANNFIVNELESCVVDRNMVKRVKEATECTSVTRFNPCEEPLPGELFFTLEQSHMENLDSIENTTEEILDIAHCRDDFLIAESRTFNRSCSEANQSNSLTPFGTMYPSLTEPFPLRRQVSHEFLETRFKIQQLLEPRQYMAFLPHHIMVKIFMFLPTKTLAALKCSCHYFKFIIENYDIRATDSRWVCDPRYKDDPCKQCKKHYSKGDVSQCRWHSKPYYKVVPYGRSYWMCCWQTEKDSPGCKIGLHDNNWVQSHNHMQQICEKV, via the exons atgcagtacactagattggaagaaatgcaagtgaatcactgcttcatccagAAAGATTGGGTcccaggatggtgggaagggaagag GATTGCAACCATGCATCTCAAGCCATACCCAAAGCTACAAAAGAAAGATGCATCTCTTGAATCAAGCCAGGAGGCACTCAGAGAGCTCCATTCAAGCCACCATACAACTGTAGGGGTTGAAAGATGCCAATCCACCTGCAACAAACCATTGTGTTGTAAATCCTTTGCTTTGGCATCTCACATCAGCTTGTGGTGTCCAAGACCTTTTAGTTTCATTTctcaaaataaaatgtgcaaTATGAGGAATCCAGCTGATAATGTTAGCTTTAAGGGAAGAAAGAAACACATGTCTGAAAACATTCTGCCTCCTTCAATTCATCAGGAAGAAGGGGAGGCACAATTGGATATCTGGGCTGTCATAAAACCTGGTAACACAAAGGAGAAAATTGCCTTCTTTGCAGCACATCAATGCAATAATAGGACGAGTTCCATGAAATTAAAAAGCAGTTGGGATGCCGAGGTCACAACTGCTAAACGCAGAAGGAAATCTATTGATCTAGAGAAAGTAAAAAttcaaccaatgagaaaagatAGTGTAAAGGATATTGACAGACGATATTTGCGTGCTGACCCACAAACAACCAGTAACTGTGATGAGAATTCAAATGTAAATCTTGATAAACAAAATGCTGATGGACATTGTCATAGCAGCTCTCTTTCTGTAGCAGAAATGGTGGCTCTTCTAGAACAAAGGGCAAATTCTCTTCTCCCCGACTGCAGCAAAATGTTTACAAATGCCAATGCTCACTTGCCAAGTATTGCGCATTCAAAGGTAGGGTCCCCATCAGTAGAAGCCATTTCACACACAGGATCTGAGTCTGGTTTAAGTCACAAAAAGTCCACAGAAAATAAAAAACTACAGGGTGAATATGTTCGAGTTATAGAAGTAATAGCTAAGCTTGAATCTGAGTGCTTAAAAAATCAGCACAACAGAAATGGAGAAGCTAGGAATAATAGCTTtcggagaggggtggggagagtttTGTTGACTAATCCGCACCTTTCAGAAGAAAGTACCAAGAGTACAGGCATAATTAGAAAATCAACTGGTGCACCCAGAACAGTTGATAACATTGGGCAAAGCAAAGAACAATGCAGCCACATAAGCTCAAACTATACTAAACCATGCACTGAACCACAGGATAATGTTCCATCTCTAGCTATTAACTTTTCTGGTGTGGTATTTGATCTCTCTTCTAAAGAGGCTTCATTAACCCACAAGGAAGCAACATCATTGCCAAATAGTACCAGAGAACATTGCAGTAGTGATGTTGAGATATCAGTGGAGTCCTGTAATAGCCCATCACTGTGTTGGGAGATGGACAATAAGTTTGTATCAAACTTTACTTTAGCAGAGAATGGTATGGGTGAATATGCAAATAACTTTATTGTCAATGAGTTAGAGTCCTGTGTGGTGGATAGGAATATGGTTAAGAGGGTGAAGGAAGCAACAGAATGTACATCAGTAACTAGATTTAATCCTTGTGAGGAACCCCTTCCTGGAGAACTATTTTTCACACTTGAACAGTCCCACATGGAAAACTTGGATTCAATTGAAAATACTACTGAGGAAATCCTGGATATTGCACATTGCAGGGATGACTTTCTGATTGCTGAAAGCAGAACATTTAACAGAAGTTGCTCAGAAGCGAATCAGAGCAATTCTCTTACACCTTTTGGAACTATGTACCCTTCATTAACTGAGCCCTTTCCTCTAAGAAGGCAAGTATCTCATGAGTTCCTAGAAACTCGCTTCAAAATCCAACAGCTTCTTGAGCCTCGGCAATACATGGCCTTTTTGCCACACCACATCATGGTGAAGATTTTCATGTTCCTTCCTACCAAAACCCTGGCAGCTCTCAAATGCTCGTGCCATTATTTTAAGTTCATTATAGAAAACTATGACATTAGAGCAACAGATTCGCGCTGGGTCTGTGACCCACGATACAAAGATGATCCATGCAAGCAATGTAAAAAGCATTACTCAAAGGGGGATGTGTCACAATGTCGGTGGCACTCAAAACCCTATTATAAAGTTGTACCCTATGGGCGTTCTTACTGGATGTGTTGTTGGCAGACagaaaaagattcaccaggctgtaaAATTGGGCTTCATGATAATAACTGGGTGCAGTCTCATAATCACATGCAACAAATATGTGAAAAAGTATAG
- the fbxo34 gene encoding F-box only protein 34 isoform X2 → MLFLKLPLDLNVTSRISQTVCSGSRIATMHLKPYPKLQKKDASLESSQEALRELHSSHHTTVGVERCQSTCNKPLCCKSFALASHISLWCPRPFSFISQNKMCNMRNPADNVSFKGRKKHMSENILPPSIHQEEGEAQLDIWAVIKPGNTKEKIAFFAAHQCNNRTSSMKLKSSWDAEVTTAKRRRKSIDLEKVKIQPMRKDSVKDIDRRYLRADPQTTSNCDENSNVNLDKQNADGHCHSSSLSVAEMVALLEQRANSLLPDCSKMFTNANAHLPSIAHSKVGSPSVEAISHTGSESGLSHKKSTENKKLQGEYVRVIEVIAKLESECLKNQHNRNGEARNNSFRRGVGRVLLTNPHLSEESTKSTGIIRKSTGAPRTVDNIGQSKEQCSHISSNYTKPCTEPQDNVPSLAINFSGVVFDLSSKEASLTHKEATSLPNSTREHCSSDVEISVESCNSPSLCWEMDNKFVSNFTLAENGMGEYANNFIVNELESCVVDRNMVKRVKEATECTSVTRFNPCEEPLPGELFFTLEQSHMENLDSIENTTEEILDIAHCRDDFLIAESRTFNRSCSEANQSNSLTPFGTMYPSLTEPFPLRRQVSHEFLETRFKIQQLLEPRQYMAFLPHHIMVKIFMFLPTKTLAALKCSCHYFKFIIENYDIRATDSRWVCDPRYKDDPCKQCKKHYSKGDVSQCRWHSKPYYKVVPYGRSYWMCCWQTEKDSPGCKIGLHDNNWVQSHNHMQQICEKV, encoded by the exons atgttgttcctcaaacttccATTGGACCTCAATGTAACATCCAGGATATCACAGACAGTTTGCAGTGGGAGTAG GATTGCAACCATGCATCTCAAGCCATACCCAAAGCTACAAAAGAAAGATGCATCTCTTGAATCAAGCCAGGAGGCACTCAGAGAGCTCCATTCAAGCCACCATACAACTGTAGGGGTTGAAAGATGCCAATCCACCTGCAACAAACCATTGTGTTGTAAATCCTTTGCTTTGGCATCTCACATCAGCTTGTGGTGTCCAAGACCTTTTAGTTTCATTTctcaaaataaaatgtgcaaTATGAGGAATCCAGCTGATAATGTTAGCTTTAAGGGAAGAAAGAAACACATGTCTGAAAACATTCTGCCTCCTTCAATTCATCAGGAAGAAGGGGAGGCACAATTGGATATCTGGGCTGTCATAAAACCTGGTAACACAAAGGAGAAAATTGCCTTCTTTGCAGCACATCAATGCAATAATAGGACGAGTTCCATGAAATTAAAAAGCAGTTGGGATGCCGAGGTCACAACTGCTAAACGCAGAAGGAAATCTATTGATCTAGAGAAAGTAAAAAttcaaccaatgagaaaagatAGTGTAAAGGATATTGACAGACGATATTTGCGTGCTGACCCACAAACAACCAGTAACTGTGATGAGAATTCAAATGTAAATCTTGATAAACAAAATGCTGATGGACATTGTCATAGCAGCTCTCTTTCTGTAGCAGAAATGGTGGCTCTTCTAGAACAAAGGGCAAATTCTCTTCTCCCCGACTGCAGCAAAATGTTTACAAATGCCAATGCTCACTTGCCAAGTATTGCGCATTCAAAGGTAGGGTCCCCATCAGTAGAAGCCATTTCACACACAGGATCTGAGTCTGGTTTAAGTCACAAAAAGTCCACAGAAAATAAAAAACTACAGGGTGAATATGTTCGAGTTATAGAAGTAATAGCTAAGCTTGAATCTGAGTGCTTAAAAAATCAGCACAACAGAAATGGAGAAGCTAGGAATAATAGCTTtcggagaggggtggggagagtttTGTTGACTAATCCGCACCTTTCAGAAGAAAGTACCAAGAGTACAGGCATAATTAGAAAATCAACTGGTGCACCCAGAACAGTTGATAACATTGGGCAAAGCAAAGAACAATGCAGCCACATAAGCTCAAACTATACTAAACCATGCACTGAACCACAGGATAATGTTCCATCTCTAGCTATTAACTTTTCTGGTGTGGTATTTGATCTCTCTTCTAAAGAGGCTTCATTAACCCACAAGGAAGCAACATCATTGCCAAATAGTACCAGAGAACATTGCAGTAGTGATGTTGAGATATCAGTGGAGTCCTGTAATAGCCCATCACTGTGTTGGGAGATGGACAATAAGTTTGTATCAAACTTTACTTTAGCAGAGAATGGTATGGGTGAATATGCAAATAACTTTATTGTCAATGAGTTAGAGTCCTGTGTGGTGGATAGGAATATGGTTAAGAGGGTGAAGGAAGCAACAGAATGTACATCAGTAACTAGATTTAATCCTTGTGAGGAACCCCTTCCTGGAGAACTATTTTTCACACTTGAACAGTCCCACATGGAAAACTTGGATTCAATTGAAAATACTACTGAGGAAATCCTGGATATTGCACATTGCAGGGATGACTTTCTGATTGCTGAAAGCAGAACATTTAACAGAAGTTGCTCAGAAGCGAATCAGAGCAATTCTCTTACACCTTTTGGAACTATGTACCCTTCATTAACTGAGCCCTTTCCTCTAAGAAGGCAAGTATCTCATGAGTTCCTAGAAACTCGCTTCAAAATCCAACAGCTTCTTGAGCCTCGGCAATACATGGCCTTTTTGCCACACCACATCATGGTGAAGATTTTCATGTTCCTTCCTACCAAAACCCTGGCAGCTCTCAAATGCTCGTGCCATTATTTTAAGTTCATTATAGAAAACTATGACATTAGAGCAACAGATTCGCGCTGGGTCTGTGACCCACGATACAAAGATGATCCATGCAAGCAATGTAAAAAGCATTACTCAAAGGGGGATGTGTCACAATGTCGGTGGCACTCAAAACCCTATTATAAAGTTGTACCCTATGGGCGTTCTTACTGGATGTGTTGTTGGCAGACagaaaaagattcaccaggctgtaaAATTGGGCTTCATGATAATAACTGGGTGCAGTCTCATAATCACATGCAACAAATATGTGAAAAAGTATAG
- the fbxo34 gene encoding F-box only protein 34 isoform X3 yields MTLSENHCPLVSICNTYKTFFASRIATMHLKPYPKLQKKDASLESSQEALRELHSSHHTTVGVERCQSTCNKPLCCKSFALASHISLWCPRPFSFISQNKMCNMRNPADNVSFKGRKKHMSENILPPSIHQEEGEAQLDIWAVIKPGNTKEKIAFFAAHQCNNRTSSMKLKSSWDAEVTTAKRRRKSIDLEKVKIQPMRKDSVKDIDRRYLRADPQTTSNCDENSNVNLDKQNADGHCHSSSLSVAEMVALLEQRANSLLPDCSKMFTNANAHLPSIAHSKVGSPSVEAISHTGSESGLSHKKSTENKKLQGEYVRVIEVIAKLESECLKNQHNRNGEARNNSFRRGVGRVLLTNPHLSEESTKSTGIIRKSTGAPRTVDNIGQSKEQCSHISSNYTKPCTEPQDNVPSLAINFSGVVFDLSSKEASLTHKEATSLPNSTREHCSSDVEISVESCNSPSLCWEMDNKFVSNFTLAENGMGEYANNFIVNELESCVVDRNMVKRVKEATECTSVTRFNPCEEPLPGELFFTLEQSHMENLDSIENTTEEILDIAHCRDDFLIAESRTFNRSCSEANQSNSLTPFGTMYPSLTEPFPLRRQVSHEFLETRFKIQQLLEPRQYMAFLPHHIMVKIFMFLPTKTLAALKCSCHYFKFIIENYDIRATDSRWVCDPRYKDDPCKQCKKHYSKGDVSQCRWHSKPYYKVVPYGRSYWMCCWQTEKDSPGCKIGLHDNNWVQSHNHMQQICEKV; encoded by the exons ATGACATTGTCAGAAAATCATTGTCCATTAGTCAGCATTTGCAACACTTATAAAACCTTTTTTGCATCAAG GATTGCAACCATGCATCTCAAGCCATACCCAAAGCTACAAAAGAAAGATGCATCTCTTGAATCAAGCCAGGAGGCACTCAGAGAGCTCCATTCAAGCCACCATACAACTGTAGGGGTTGAAAGATGCCAATCCACCTGCAACAAACCATTGTGTTGTAAATCCTTTGCTTTGGCATCTCACATCAGCTTGTGGTGTCCAAGACCTTTTAGTTTCATTTctcaaaataaaatgtgcaaTATGAGGAATCCAGCTGATAATGTTAGCTTTAAGGGAAGAAAGAAACACATGTCTGAAAACATTCTGCCTCCTTCAATTCATCAGGAAGAAGGGGAGGCACAATTGGATATCTGGGCTGTCATAAAACCTGGTAACACAAAGGAGAAAATTGCCTTCTTTGCAGCACATCAATGCAATAATAGGACGAGTTCCATGAAATTAAAAAGCAGTTGGGATGCCGAGGTCACAACTGCTAAACGCAGAAGGAAATCTATTGATCTAGAGAAAGTAAAAAttcaaccaatgagaaaagatAGTGTAAAGGATATTGACAGACGATATTTGCGTGCTGACCCACAAACAACCAGTAACTGTGATGAGAATTCAAATGTAAATCTTGATAAACAAAATGCTGATGGACATTGTCATAGCAGCTCTCTTTCTGTAGCAGAAATGGTGGCTCTTCTAGAACAAAGGGCAAATTCTCTTCTCCCCGACTGCAGCAAAATGTTTACAAATGCCAATGCTCACTTGCCAAGTATTGCGCATTCAAAGGTAGGGTCCCCATCAGTAGAAGCCATTTCACACACAGGATCTGAGTCTGGTTTAAGTCACAAAAAGTCCACAGAAAATAAAAAACTACAGGGTGAATATGTTCGAGTTATAGAAGTAATAGCTAAGCTTGAATCTGAGTGCTTAAAAAATCAGCACAACAGAAATGGAGAAGCTAGGAATAATAGCTTtcggagaggggtggggagagtttTGTTGACTAATCCGCACCTTTCAGAAGAAAGTACCAAGAGTACAGGCATAATTAGAAAATCAACTGGTGCACCCAGAACAGTTGATAACATTGGGCAAAGCAAAGAACAATGCAGCCACATAAGCTCAAACTATACTAAACCATGCACTGAACCACAGGATAATGTTCCATCTCTAGCTATTAACTTTTCTGGTGTGGTATTTGATCTCTCTTCTAAAGAGGCTTCATTAACCCACAAGGAAGCAACATCATTGCCAAATAGTACCAGAGAACATTGCAGTAGTGATGTTGAGATATCAGTGGAGTCCTGTAATAGCCCATCACTGTGTTGGGAGATGGACAATAAGTTTGTATCAAACTTTACTTTAGCAGAGAATGGTATGGGTGAATATGCAAATAACTTTATTGTCAATGAGTTAGAGTCCTGTGTGGTGGATAGGAATATGGTTAAGAGGGTGAAGGAAGCAACAGAATGTACATCAGTAACTAGATTTAATCCTTGTGAGGAACCCCTTCCTGGAGAACTATTTTTCACACTTGAACAGTCCCACATGGAAAACTTGGATTCAATTGAAAATACTACTGAGGAAATCCTGGATATTGCACATTGCAGGGATGACTTTCTGATTGCTGAAAGCAGAACATTTAACAGAAGTTGCTCAGAAGCGAATCAGAGCAATTCTCTTACACCTTTTGGAACTATGTACCCTTCATTAACTGAGCCCTTTCCTCTAAGAAGGCAAGTATCTCATGAGTTCCTAGAAACTCGCTTCAAAATCCAACAGCTTCTTGAGCCTCGGCAATACATGGCCTTTTTGCCACACCACATCATGGTGAAGATTTTCATGTTCCTTCCTACCAAAACCCTGGCAGCTCTCAAATGCTCGTGCCATTATTTTAAGTTCATTATAGAAAACTATGACATTAGAGCAACAGATTCGCGCTGGGTCTGTGACCCACGATACAAAGATGATCCATGCAAGCAATGTAAAAAGCATTACTCAAAGGGGGATGTGTCACAATGTCGGTGGCACTCAAAACCCTATTATAAAGTTGTACCCTATGGGCGTTCTTACTGGATGTGTTGTTGGCAGACagaaaaagattcaccaggctgtaaAATTGGGCTTCATGATAATAACTGGGTGCAGTCTCATAATCACATGCAACAAATATGTGAAAAAGTATAG
- the fbxo34 gene encoding F-box only protein 34 isoform X4: MIATMHLKPYPKLQKKDASLESSQEALRELHSSHHTTVGVERCQSTCNKPLCCKSFALASHISLWCPRPFSFISQNKMCNMRNPADNVSFKGRKKHMSENILPPSIHQEEGEAQLDIWAVIKPGNTKEKIAFFAAHQCNNRTSSMKLKSSWDAEVTTAKRRRKSIDLEKVKIQPMRKDSVKDIDRRYLRADPQTTSNCDENSNVNLDKQNADGHCHSSSLSVAEMVALLEQRANSLLPDCSKMFTNANAHLPSIAHSKVGSPSVEAISHTGSESGLSHKKSTENKKLQGEYVRVIEVIAKLESECLKNQHNRNGEARNNSFRRGVGRVLLTNPHLSEESTKSTGIIRKSTGAPRTVDNIGQSKEQCSHISSNYTKPCTEPQDNVPSLAINFSGVVFDLSSKEASLTHKEATSLPNSTREHCSSDVEISVESCNSPSLCWEMDNKFVSNFTLAENGMGEYANNFIVNELESCVVDRNMVKRVKEATECTSVTRFNPCEEPLPGELFFTLEQSHMENLDSIENTTEEILDIAHCRDDFLIAESRTFNRSCSEANQSNSLTPFGTMYPSLTEPFPLRRQVSHEFLETRFKIQQLLEPRQYMAFLPHHIMVKIFMFLPTKTLAALKCSCHYFKFIIENYDIRATDSRWVCDPRYKDDPCKQCKKHYSKGDVSQCRWHSKPYYKVVPYGRSYWMCCWQTEKDSPGCKIGLHDNNWVQSHNHMQQICEKV; this comes from the exons AT GATTGCAACCATGCATCTCAAGCCATACCCAAAGCTACAAAAGAAAGATGCATCTCTTGAATCAAGCCAGGAGGCACTCAGAGAGCTCCATTCAAGCCACCATACAACTGTAGGGGTTGAAAGATGCCAATCCACCTGCAACAAACCATTGTGTTGTAAATCCTTTGCTTTGGCATCTCACATCAGCTTGTGGTGTCCAAGACCTTTTAGTTTCATTTctcaaaataaaatgtgcaaTATGAGGAATCCAGCTGATAATGTTAGCTTTAAGGGAAGAAAGAAACACATGTCTGAAAACATTCTGCCTCCTTCAATTCATCAGGAAGAAGGGGAGGCACAATTGGATATCTGGGCTGTCATAAAACCTGGTAACACAAAGGAGAAAATTGCCTTCTTTGCAGCACATCAATGCAATAATAGGACGAGTTCCATGAAATTAAAAAGCAGTTGGGATGCCGAGGTCACAACTGCTAAACGCAGAAGGAAATCTATTGATCTAGAGAAAGTAAAAAttcaaccaatgagaaaagatAGTGTAAAGGATATTGACAGACGATATTTGCGTGCTGACCCACAAACAACCAGTAACTGTGATGAGAATTCAAATGTAAATCTTGATAAACAAAATGCTGATGGACATTGTCATAGCAGCTCTCTTTCTGTAGCAGAAATGGTGGCTCTTCTAGAACAAAGGGCAAATTCTCTTCTCCCCGACTGCAGCAAAATGTTTACAAATGCCAATGCTCACTTGCCAAGTATTGCGCATTCAAAGGTAGGGTCCCCATCAGTAGAAGCCATTTCACACACAGGATCTGAGTCTGGTTTAAGTCACAAAAAGTCCACAGAAAATAAAAAACTACAGGGTGAATATGTTCGAGTTATAGAAGTAATAGCTAAGCTTGAATCTGAGTGCTTAAAAAATCAGCACAACAGAAATGGAGAAGCTAGGAATAATAGCTTtcggagaggggtggggagagtttTGTTGACTAATCCGCACCTTTCAGAAGAAAGTACCAAGAGTACAGGCATAATTAGAAAATCAACTGGTGCACCCAGAACAGTTGATAACATTGGGCAAAGCAAAGAACAATGCAGCCACATAAGCTCAAACTATACTAAACCATGCACTGAACCACAGGATAATGTTCCATCTCTAGCTATTAACTTTTCTGGTGTGGTATTTGATCTCTCTTCTAAAGAGGCTTCATTAACCCACAAGGAAGCAACATCATTGCCAAATAGTACCAGAGAACATTGCAGTAGTGATGTTGAGATATCAGTGGAGTCCTGTAATAGCCCATCACTGTGTTGGGAGATGGACAATAAGTTTGTATCAAACTTTACTTTAGCAGAGAATGGTATGGGTGAATATGCAAATAACTTTATTGTCAATGAGTTAGAGTCCTGTGTGGTGGATAGGAATATGGTTAAGAGGGTGAAGGAAGCAACAGAATGTACATCAGTAACTAGATTTAATCCTTGTGAGGAACCCCTTCCTGGAGAACTATTTTTCACACTTGAACAGTCCCACATGGAAAACTTGGATTCAATTGAAAATACTACTGAGGAAATCCTGGATATTGCACATTGCAGGGATGACTTTCTGATTGCTGAAAGCAGAACATTTAACAGAAGTTGCTCAGAAGCGAATCAGAGCAATTCTCTTACACCTTTTGGAACTATGTACCCTTCATTAACTGAGCCCTTTCCTCTAAGAAGGCAAGTATCTCATGAGTTCCTAGAAACTCGCTTCAAAATCCAACAGCTTCTTGAGCCTCGGCAATACATGGCCTTTTTGCCACACCACATCATGGTGAAGATTTTCATGTTCCTTCCTACCAAAACCCTGGCAGCTCTCAAATGCTCGTGCCATTATTTTAAGTTCATTATAGAAAACTATGACATTAGAGCAACAGATTCGCGCTGGGTCTGTGACCCACGATACAAAGATGATCCATGCAAGCAATGTAAAAAGCATTACTCAAAGGGGGATGTGTCACAATGTCGGTGGCACTCAAAACCCTATTATAAAGTTGTACCCTATGGGCGTTCTTACTGGATGTGTTGTTGGCAGACagaaaaagattcaccaggctgtaaAATTGGGCTTCATGATAATAACTGGGTGCAGTCTCATAATCACATGCAACAAATATGTGAAAAAGTATAG